One Malania oleifera isolate guangnan ecotype guangnan chromosome 9, ASM2987363v1, whole genome shotgun sequence DNA segment encodes these proteins:
- the LOC131163420 gene encoding uncharacterized protein LOC131163420 → MHPIKYVFEKPVVTEGVAWWQMLLIEYDITYEIRKAIKGSVIVEYLADRAVEDYQLIEFDFLDKDIDLISQEEYDYEGWTMLFDGAVNVWGYGIGAILISSEGKHYSVVAKLVFPCTNNVVVYEACVLGLQAAIDQGIRELAMKGVLALVIHQLIGEWETRDSKLVPYQEYI, encoded by the coding sequence ATGCACCCGATCAAGTATGTGTTCGAAAAGCCCGTAGTGACAGAAGGGGTGGCATGGTGGCAGATGCTTTTGATTGAATATGATATCACCTATGAAATCAGAAAGGCTATCAAGGGAAGCGTCATTGTGGAGTATCTAGCAGATAGAGCTGTGGAGGATTACCAGCTTATAGAGTTTGACTTCCTGGATAAAGACATTGATTTAATAAGCCAAGAAGAATATGATTATGAAGGTTGGACGATGTTATTTGATGGTGCGGTCAATGTGTGGGGATATGGAATAGGAGCCATACTCATATCATCAGAAGGGAAACATTATTCGGTTGTAGCCAAGCTTGTTTTTCCATGCACCAATAACGTAGTAGTGTACGAAGCATGTGTATTAGGTTTGCAAGCAGCCATAGACCAGGGCATTAGGGAATTAGCTATGAAGGGAGTTTTAGCCTTGGTTATTCATCAATTAATTGGAGAATGGGAGACTCGAGATTCCAAACTGGTGCCATATCAGGAATACATTTAG